tttacatgttttgtcaaaatggttctaattatatttttgaatctttttttgcCATTAACTTTCTAACAGATTTAATGAAAGTAtcgttaaaaaattaacaaggaTGAGGTAGAATTTCatatgtggaatatttttattgagatgtaatttaatacttagataaccaaataagataattacatgtgaaTAAGGGTGAGCTTtcgatcgaatcaaatcgaatcgaataaaaaaatttcgagttaatcgagttgacaaatcatattttatcatcctaacttgatttgaaattttctcgaattgagtcgagtgagatggaattcgaatcgaattgaatcgaatattttgttcgagttaaattttaaaaaataattttgggttcttgtaaccactgtcttccatcgtaataaaatttgtccaacttaatcaaattttttattaactttcatcacctcataattttttatatactggttagcttctctgcttgcttagttgtttcaattatcttcagattattgtcactatgtattttggaattaaaaatatattaaatgtaaaaatatgattttttaataaaatttattttaaaaataaaatgtgaaattcgaccaatataaaattttaacacgaatattttattgcataattaataattcaattttaatataaatattcaatatgactaaacaattcaataatataaataatataaaatgtgaaatttaatttaataatataaatagtagacataaataaaattattactatttatgtttagtgattttctttttggataattttgatttgtatttgagagtaaagggtgagaagtaaaagtttagggggaaaataaaaatttttggggaATAAAAATTTGAGGGAATGTAAATAGGGGGGactaaaattttggaggaaaaatattaaaaaaaattggagggggagggcttggggtagatgggaggtgggatgggaagggaataaaaattttatgagaaaagtgagagggagtaaaaatttttggggaaaataaaaggttttgagggtttttggtagtaaaattttgaggaaaagtaaatgggagagtaaaattttagtgggaaatggattttgagtagattggggggttgggaggggaggggagtaaaagttttggggggaaagtgggaaggagtaaaagttttgagggaaaagtaaaaaggtttgggagtttggggtaaaaatgtaaaatattatagtttaatattcaaattattcgatttattcgaattcgaaaactcaactcgattagaactcgaaatttgaaaaaaaaattcaagttgatttgaataactcgattaactcgaataactcgattcgtttaacttgaaattcgaattttttttatttttttcgagtcgaatcgagttttgctcacccttaCATgtgaaaagtaataaaataaatagtatattaaattaaaaaaacaactcttaatttaaagaaaataaacgtaattatctaaaaaataacTCGGTAGAAAAACATCATATTGAAATCttttgaaggaaaagaaaatttgaatttttgaatttattcattaaatttgttagaaaaagcaaattgaaaaaaaaaagaaagaaagaaagattgatggcaaaaaaaaaaagactcaaaaatacaattagggccattttgacaaaatatgcAAATGTTACtggccaaatttatcattaagctttaaatttaacaaaaggaaggaaagggatttaaacattttttctttgattaaGATGAGAATTTCTAGTATGAActttgtaataggccaatttagcccgggctcacaaaaaaataataaacccaaaataataaaacaaagtccaagtccAGTCCAAAATTGTATCATTTGGCCCAATCGGAAtgacccattacttgaaaagatTGAAGATTCATTTACAAGCTTTACACATacggaaacataatcttcaaggatatgcaatcttagatatgatatgcaacaTTAGATAAGATATGCAATCTTATAGGATaagattttgtaatcttagagatttaatttgtagataccctttgaTCTTAGCCGTCGATGTAATTGATctataccgttggatttggggaggctcaaccataaatagaggcctctcccttcattgtaaaacactggagtttggagcaataataattcttaagagcatTCAGTCAAATCTCTCCCTTTCtagtgttcttattttttgtggcttgttcttattttgtttttcgttcatcttcgtttctttttaagctgctttcatttgagttggattttggtGGAGGAATTTCGTTGAATATTCATATTGTGAGAGTTAGACTGActtaagcttttttttaaaccttttttattatccatttaattgtttaatcattaattattctttttcttttattcttttatttttaaaaaagaaaacttttaaaataaggcaatatttggtACTTTGTAGCTTTgagaaaatcgtgccctaacttactgggtttcgattttttttatacaaataaccaaatatcctttttaaactttaatgcatgagacaagcttagtttcgaggtttaaaatgttgtatcctaacttactagatgtgacatcttattacttcgAGACAAGGAAGTCTTaacatcaaatttgatttattcaggtttttaaagaggatcgtattttaaaatattttcaaatttttgacattaggtcattaattaatcaattaggtaccaatttttgggcgttacgagggcgCTAATCCTTCCtagtgcgtaaccgactcccgagcccattttctcgaattttgtagaccaatatcattattttaataaatcaaaattttttattaaaatgattaatctcaaggtgatccgatcacacctcgaaaaaggattggtggcgactccattttcgttttaaaagtcgaccccgtttttcaaaattaaaacggtttcgacagcttggcgactccactggggatatcagagagtcaagccataaaattgattgttttctgtcttgttgtcgaaaattgaaaatctaatttgaaaaattacgatcctttcattatatttttatgatctgCATTACTTTGATATGTTTGCTTTATTGGTTCAAGTCTTTTTATCTCTGCATATTACATTACATAACCGTTCAATTttacccctctaagtgggagtgagaaacaagttcttcgtgaggttttcacctccgtgcagaatagtggatcactttcggaatacatccgtacctatgccttcgtgagattttcatctccgtgcagccataggaaAATGTATTCCTCTAAACTgactcggtctatatgagcctataatgggtgaggattgaggaatctgctggttcgggtacctttgccctGGAAGCCAAACCACATATAGTAAACTTTAGGAACTTGTCCTAGATAGAACTATGCTAAACCCCTAGAGGTCACCCGAGTAGGTACTCTATTTATTCTCTTGTTTGCTTTTAGtttgtactaacttgttttatttttatttttattatgattgcattgcatttgcatcttagaaaagaggtgttgattcaagtttgattactaaattagagagcttgtcatgaaaaacgaatttcttgataaagtggaagataatacggTTGCCCAAATATATTtcgagaaacacaagaagggtgATGGAAGAGTTCATGACTTTACTTTGTGGTTcgaggattcaagatgattATCTAAGAGCCTTCGACATTCCAActtccttaaagaagctgataaGCATTACGAGAATAGATAGACaatggatcgcgaccaagatcaagcaAAAGGAGCTAGTAATGACATCCATTGGAAATTTGCGAGATTTATCTTAAACATACGGATGAAGAAAAGGATCGATGTTATCTCTTGAAATACGAGGGCGAAACTGTACATGCGTTCGTTTTATGTAAATAAGTTTGTTTTCTAGtgaagttttctaaatgtaattgaatcagaatcaatatctctttaggcattcatttcatgcatttgcattacatgatatcatatgcattaaatattattaaaaagccctaattggttaaaattattcttcagctaatttggaaaaccaatcAACCAAGCACCCTTACAGTACCCATACAAAATCAAGAAACATGAatcaaaaattagaaaaacttaaataattccAAAAGGAGATACAATACCAACTTCAGCTACAAGTACAAGAGAAGTTGGATAAGATCCAATAAGACATGGTGGATAAAATGCTAGAATCCCAGAAAAGCATGATGACTCAGCTGACTCAACTATTGGTTGGAGGAATGGATAAGGGAAAAGGCCCTATGGCTAGCGCTGAAGAAGGAGAAAATGATGGACATATTTATCCTCCAAGCTTTACTCCTCCACATGTGCAAACCCAAGCTGAAATGTACCCAAGAGGACCATCTGTCATAATTAGGCCTCAACAATTCCAAGTCTGTACTTCAAtacttattaatttttaagcCAGATCAGGCTTTAACCCCAAAGATAACCCTGTTAATCTTGCTGTCCCTAATTTTGACGAAATGGTTGAAAAGAAAGGGGAAAAAgaagaattgccaaaacagctagaggatAGATGCAAAAGgcttgaagaaaaatttatagCGATGGAAAACGCTGAGAATTATTGTGGAATTGATGCCAAGGACTTGAGTTTGGTCCCAGACTTAGTGCTTCCATACAAGTTTAAGATGTCAGAATTTGAGAAGTATAATGGAACCAGTTGCCCTGAagctcacatcaccatgttttGCAGAAAGATGACTGGTTATATTAGCAATGATCAGCTGCTAATACATTACTTCTAAGACAGTCTGGTAGGGGtagcatccaaatggtacaatcaattgagtcgtactaggattggttcatggagggacctagctCAAGCCTTTATGAAGCAATATAGTCATGTAACAGACATGActcctgatagaattactctacagaacatggagaagaaaTCAAGTGAGAGTTTTAGGTAATATGCACAGAGATGGAGAGAGGTCGTCGTCCAAGTTCAGTCACCGCTCTTGgaaagagaaatgacaatgctctttataaatacattgaaagctccGTTCATCAcccatatgttaggaagtgccacaaaaagcttttctgacataatcatgaatggtgaaatgattgaaagtgtcATAAGGAGCGAAAAGATTAATGCTGGGGAAAATAATAGAAGGTTGGccttaaagaaaaaggaaaacgaggtaaacaacattaatatatacaataaatCGATTACGATGAATCAACTAAGAAAAATGGCtgctagtcaacaaggttcataAAGACAAGAATCATGTGTGAAGCAAGGTACTGAGAAACttcagttcacgccaattctaatgtcgtataaggagctgtatcaaagcttattcgatgcagacgttgtttcccctttctactcaaaacccCCACAACCTCCATACCCCAAATGTACGACGCAagtgcacaatgcgattatcatgcgagaattacggggcattctatagaaaattgcactgcctttaaaaaagtggttgaaaggcttatcagtatgggtgttgtcaaatttgacgattcatctagtgcagaaaatccgctacccaattattattgataatggagtgaatgcaatgtatgaagaaatgttgggaaatgttcacatcaataCCATATATGAAGACACAATTAAAAAGGGGTCATTGTTAGATGTTCACCCTTATCAACTTGGAgatgttctaaataattggactgcgAAAGAAATCCCTATAGTATTTAGAGTTTAcctagagtaatattcagaacacacttgttgcttttagcctaaaTGCAATAAGAGCTTCTTTGTGAAACAGGAttatgtctgaacgttattattttaatgaaatatatccttgcgatcatttttgagtcaatattctttcattcttttcgaataattattttttttattctttcattcttttggattttcttccatatcattctttcattcattcataatcatactctatattctttgtatattctttggtacctactatgggtccccagatatcaatgacacgagtgacgctgctacagactcagaagtTCCTTTTaagcaagacatgtgtttagagggatctcgtgactttgaaaatgacatacattgtagcctatctctgaacttgttgaggatggtagagcaggaaggAAAATTTTACCTCATGAGGAGACAAGGGAGATTGTGACTTTGAAGGAGGGAAAAGTAGTAAAATCAGAACATGCATAGCCGAAGAaacgaagcaagaccttgttgagttacctcaaGAGTTTAAAGATGTCTTTGcatgatcataccaggatatgtcCGGGTTAAGCGCTGACATTAAAATCTGCACAACATGATGTCAGAAATTTatagtatgttcaagattaacataaTGAACGATGCAGTGAAAATTCTTGaacatatcctggtatgacatCATGTTGTGCAGATACAAGTCAATTCTGGGGGAGATTTTAATGTCAAttcctctttaattttcttCGAATattttgttcgagttaaattttaaaaaataattttgggttcttgtaaccactgtcacccatcgtaataaaatttgtccaccttaatcaaatttttattaactttatcacctcataatttatttattaatttttatatcttggttagcttctttgcttgcttagttgtttcaattatcttgattcttgtcactatgtattttggaattaaaatatatattaaatgtaaaaatatgatttttaataaaagttattttaaaaataaaatgtgaaattgataccaatataaaattttaacactaatattttatgttttttctaacatatttaatgaaagtatgttaaaaattaacaaGGATGAGGTAGAATTTCATATGTGGAATATTTTAttgagatgtaatttattacttagataaccaaataagataattacatgtgaaaagtaataaaataaataaatagtacattaaattaaaaactcttaatttaaagaaaataaacgtaattatctaaaaaaatatCTCGGTAGAAAAACATCATATTGAAATCttttgaaggaaaagaaaattcaaattttgaatttattcattaaatctgCTAGAAAAAGcaaattgaaaagaagaagaagaagaagaagaaagattgatgacaaaaaaaaaagactcaaaaatacaattagggctattttgacaaaatatgcaaacattagtggccaaatttatcattaagctttaaatataacaaaaggaaggaaaggaatttaaatatttttctttgattaagATGAGAATTTCTAGTATGAACTTCACTAAAAAAACCTTAAGCCGAGAGGTTTAAAGGAAAGTAAATGAtttacttaaagaaaattttaattataaccttacttgaataatataatataattaaattaaataaaattataaaaaaaaccaatgtTCTTCATAACACTAATTATAAGGGTTAAccaaaaaaagtataaattactCTGATAAAATtgttactttaataatttttataaaaaagtctTCTTAAgagttaaaaataaagaaataattttgattttttgttaatttgatgcaaatttaaaaggaaaaagagccCTTCTTAAGAGTTACAATAATCTGAAAAGGTAtctgtcaaaaaataataatctaaaaggtaaaatgataatttaaaagaataattagaaTCTTTCACAGTAAAATAGGaaccttttaaaaatgaaaaaaaagacaTAATCTATTTGtaagagaaaatcaaaataaataaaaaagtcattaaaaagtaaaagttaaaacaacattttaaataataaaatattattatattatatttcatcTCTGTATCCTTATAAATATATGGTATCggtagagctattaacacaactttcaGATATCGTTTTTCTACCTAAAATAAAGAGACGTTTATTctctaataattcattatatttttgagaATAACGATTCTATCAGTTTTCATTTCAGAAGAGAATTTTGTTTTCacactaaagaaaaaaaagtccTAGTTCTATTTTTGATTCAAATagtttgagcccacactcgaaatAGTTCGTAGTATGAGAGTAACGGAGAAGATAGTTTGATTGGAAGTCAGAAACGACAAGGATCTGTCTATCTAAAAACACATGTATGAatttgttttagggtttattgctataaatatcacgaACCGGATATATAGacttacaaaatttttatttttcgctgtataaaaaaatcattttcgaacCAAATTTTTTCTAACATATGATGCAACAAAGCAACTTATATTAATAAGTAATCCAAATAATTCATAGTCTGAATAATCAAAATGAACAACTAATTTAAAGATCTATTATATTGCCAATCAAATTCAATTAGAGAAATACcttaaatagcattaaaagaaaagctattaattatattttattaaataaaacggTTGTTAATTAagatattatattaatagatgTTATAGGCATCTCAATAAAATGATCTTGAGTAGCGTATTAGGAAAGCTATTGAATTTTCACTTGTCGAAAACAGGATTTTTTCGCCAAAATAAGTGTTATATTACTACCAAGAGAATTGAATCTATTAAACAAGTTACCATTAAAAacttctttaaataattttgaattttaatcttGGTATTTAAGtaacttcaatttatttattaataaaatataaataattaaataatttaatttaaataactatacataaacttttatttaatgtgCAATGTCATatcgattttttatttaatttatttttcacaaataactAGCAATATTATCGaattaacatcattttatgttgatatattgcatacacaaacaattatattaatccaatatgaaaataaaaattcatttttaaatgtgcacaattgaattaaaaccaaagtttcatttatatatatatatatcatagttCAAGTTTCATGtctataattgcaccaaataaaatttcatgttaattatACACTAGaccaaagttcatatataaatttgatatttatcccttttatttttttattaagatgaaaaagaatagGTACATAACAACCACCTCTCTATAACATTCAAATGCTGTTATAGACATATACCAATTATTTCTCTATAATAAGCAAAATCTTGATAGACAAATGAGGCTATCATAAAGAGGGTTGgttgtatataatatatattattaaaaaatgaaaaagattaaaaaaaccaattaatcTGATAATAAGTTACAGTAAGCTGTACCcaatgtcactaaactattagtaagtttacattttggtcccttaactttaaaaggatacaaaatgattattgaactattcaaaagttttcatttaagtcactgaacttttcaaagtttttatttaagtcacatGGTTgttcaccctttttttttttttaaaaagctcCAGCTAGCGAGCTTCAAGCGACGATTCGAAGATTGGCATGGTGGATCAATACCCATCGATGAGTAGGACATACCTTAGATCTAAGTTGATCTAATAGTTAATGTCGGAgatcgaaaaagaaagatgtttggattttggttaaCAAATTCTTgatgttcaaagttgtttcatgataAAATATTGAACTGTAGAAGAAAAGGGGAATTAGAGCTTTCCATTGGTGTAGGCGATGCGAATAGAAAATGTCGTACATCAACAATTTTAACAACCtattgacttaaatgaaaacttttgaatagttcagtgatcatttataatattttaaagttgagtgattaaaatataaacttactaataatttagtgatgtTAGATGTAGTTTATAAAAGCGTTGGTAGAAGAACGTGATTGAAAATActtgagaaaattaaaaaattaatattaatggATGAGCATGTGAAGAAAAAGAGACCAAGAGAAAACGCGGTTTtcgttttattattattattattattattattattattatacaccTTTAaggacttaaaattttttatagattaaaaTGTTTGTAGTTCTTTTGTACATGATATTTACTTACGAGGactcaaaataagataattttattcttaaaatatcttattattaaCCAAGATCTCATTCGCATCAAAGggtttatatttaaatacacatgagtgtataaatttatacactcacatttaattaagaaatctttatatatttatttgaaaggTTTTTAATGAGATATTAAGAATTATTACATGGTTGActataaatatagaaatttatatatagatagtctctaattttgtttaaataataaagttttttattaaaaataatgaaatgatcaaatatattatatattatatttttaagagaaaatgaggttcaaattttgcaaataatattttctaaagaAATAATCACAAACTCGAAATCacataaaaaaagtaaaaataaaataatattaaactagGAACAATGATATTTTATCGAACAATTGTCAAAAAagtaagaataataataatacactAATTGACTTCCAAAGTCTTCGTTCACCTACAAAAGAAAGTCGACAATCGAGTCCGATTAATAAGTCactgaataataataataataataataataataataataaaaccaatagACTTCCAAAATCTTCTTTCTcctgaaaataaataaataatcaccACCAAGTTGTATGAAGCAACCATAAACATCAAAAATCAGATTCTCAGGAGCGAAAGATGCTCTACAAGAAATCAGTGGTGCATCTGATACTAGTCCTACTGCTATCATTTTCTCTACTCTTGCCTCCATCTTCAACAACAATTACTCACTTAACTGGTAAGTGGAACTAAAACGATATATTAAAGTTGTTCTTGATTACTTATATTTATGATCTCTTTCTGAGTGTTTTTTTACTGAATATTTTATGTTGGTATTTGGGGTTAAAGTTATCGTTAAGGAAAGGAGTGAAGTGATACATAGAAATCTAGGTGGAGGAAAACCAACTCCATGTCCTCCACATGATCCTCGTTGTCATGGACCTAGTGGTCGTTCTCCATGTCGTCCACATAGCCATGGTTGTCATCCACATGTTGGTCTTACTCCTAATCATGGTAAGTACTGTCGTCATCCTTCACACTGTTGATAGCCAGAAGGAAATTGTGTTACAAGGGCAACCCAAATGAATGGTTCTTAGACATGATTACTTGTGATTATGTATTCTTATAGTTTTCATATTACCAATCCCGCTTAGaaggttttatatattttagatcaatttagcatcctaaaattttcaaagagagAAGATCAAAAAATATGTAGGGCCGGCTAGCTTCCACTAGGAATTGTTGAAAAACACAAATGAGATCAAATTTTGTGCTTTATGATTAGTAGATGAGACCCAAAAATACATTATACAGTAAGCACTACGCAGTTATAAATAACCTTTAATCCCCTTCAAAAGCAATCACTAAGTAGCCCAATCAGATCAAAGCTGCCAAACATTGGCTTCAACCAAACATGGGTTGTAAGATAATCACTATGCTTTCAATACTCGTTCTACTTCTGTCACTTTCACTACTCTTGCTTGCATCTTCAACCACCAGTACTCGCGTTGCTGAAACCTTGTTAATTACTTATATATGCATATCTATTATGTAGCCCTGGGAGGAGGACCTGGTCATGCAAGCAGTGGTATTCTACCCTGAGTTCCTCCTGGTCGCTGCTGCTGATAGTAGCGAGAAGAAAGTGAGATTGTTTGGGATTGAATTCAAAATCTCATGCTTCACAATATAATATTCTTACCACTAAGTTAAAATGTTGTTGGTAGTCGACAACTTTACTCGAGCAAGCCAAACTTAGGGTCATAATTAGTGTTCCTTAAGTCGTATTTGTATTGTATTTCTACTTTAATATTTcacatcaaaattttcttatgtatttttctttgtgttacatatttcacaaaatttataattgattatttcaataaaagaaaaagtaaatataatttttggggCAAACAGTAGAAAATGTCTAATGCgatattaaaattctaattgGGATAcccatattttaattaacacaaaactaaaatttctaattgataCTAAAATTTCTAACGCGATTTATAACCTCTCTAATCCGGTTTAGACGTTAGACCCGAATTCGGAATATTACATTAACCATCAAAGTGACCCAATAAGCTACCGGAGTTTTTGTAAacaatcattttaaaacatttgtttattttaatagaaaacttAGTTACATACCAATTTATtattcttcaaaaattttaattatgatttagcAGGgaaaagtaatattatttgttttcaataaaaatcaGGGTTCACgcatattaattaataatcataACATGATatcctaaaaatttaaatttagtatcatgcaaaataaaaacaaatctgAATTCTAAGTCCCATACCAcaataggaaataaaataatacattcttgaataataataatcaaataatgaGCCTAAAATaacttcataaaataaaaattgagtcgAGACCCTTTGGATGCAACATTCACGTcctaacctggtgggttatcTGTAAGGATGAAAATTTAAGGAGGACTGAGTTATGACGCTCAGTGTGAGTTCATTCACAAGAAAATCAATGCAACAATCGGTAAGgcagattaaataataatgcgTAAAATAATCGCAATTAAGTAGcaattcaaaatatcaattttcaatttagccatTATTAGCATCAAGAATTCATAATAGCAAAATCAGAAAATTGATTTCATAGATTACTCATTCATATATGTAGATATAAATATATCCTACTGGAAATTCCAAGTTTGTATCCACATGCTCTCGAAAATGTCATACAGTATCAGTTTTAACAGAAAAGATCCTACCCCACCACTACACACCACAATGAGAGTTCCCCGAAACTCC
This genomic window from Gossypium raimondii isolate GPD5lz chromosome 10, ASM2569854v1, whole genome shotgun sequence contains:
- the LOC105778629 gene encoding uncharacterized protein LOC105778629; translation: MLYKKSVVHLILVLLLSFSLLLPPSSTTITHLTVIVKERSEVIHRNLGGGKPTPCPPHDPRCHGPSGRSPCRPHSHGCHPHVGLTPNHALGGGPGHASSGILP